A region of Scleropages formosus chromosome 2, fSclFor1.1, whole genome shotgun sequence DNA encodes the following proteins:
- the tmcc2 gene encoding transmembrane and coiled-coil domains protein 2 isoform X1 has translation MFPLAIDLTSHPFLYHRRPSSHPTQLDKGEASTLGLPAAAGHGGSDSNVSLETPEGPDPQRARAAIEHLQQKILKITEQIRVEQEARDENVAEYLKLAHNADKQQAARIKQVFEKKNQKSAQTIAHLHKKLEHNHRKLKEIEQNGPSRQPKDVLRDMQQGLKDVGANVRAGITGFGGGVVEGVKGGVSALSHAAVVSKPREFASLIRNRFGSADNIAQLKDTLEDPRAEDSPRALSGSATLVSSPKYGSDDECSSATSGSAGGSNSGPGGMAGLGPGGGSPKASAVDGHHHHHIHSSWDGLLEELGEIKASQAHLEDALEDMKTQLQSDYSYMTQCLQEERYRYERLEEQLNDLTELHQNEMTNLKQELASMEEKVAYQSYERARDIQEAVESCLTRITKLELQQQQQQVVQLEGVENANARALLGKLINVILAIMAVLLVFVSTLANFITPLMKTRERMAATVLAALLLVLLWKHWDFLAAWLPPS, from the exons ATGTTTCCGCTGGCCATTGATCTCACGTCGCACCCTTTTCTCTACCACCGACGACCCtcatcccaccccacccagcTGGATAAGGGCGAGGCGAGCACTCTGGGGCTGCCGGCTGCTGCCGGCCATGGCGGTTCCGACAGCAACGTGAGCTTGGAGACTCCCGAGGGCCCCGACCCTCAGCGCGCACGGGCTGCCATCGAGCACCTGCAGCAGAAGATCCTGAAGATCACAGAGCAGATCCGCGTAGAGCAGGAGGCGCGCGATGAGAACGTGGCCGAATACCTAAAGCTGGCCCACAACGCCGACAAGCAACAGGCCGCCCGTATAAAGCAGGTCTTCGAGAAAAAGAACCAGAAGTCGGCGCAGACCATCGCTCACCTGCACAAGAAACTTGAGCACAACCACAGGAAGCTGAAGGAGATCGAGCAG AATGGACCCTCCCGACAGCCCAAGGATGTCCTGCGGGACATGCAGCAGGGCCTGAAGGATGTCGGGGCCAACGTCCGAGCAGGAATCACCGGCTTTGGTGGGGGCGTGGTAGAAGGGGTCAAGGGGGGTGTGTCGGCCCTCTCCCACGCAGCCGTGGTCTCCAAGCCCCGGGAGTTTGCCAGCCTGATCCGCAACAGGTTCGGGAGCGCGGACAACATCGCCCAGCTGAAGGACACGCTAGAAGATCCACGGGCCGAAGACTCGCCTCGCGCCCTCAGCGGCAGCGCCACGCTGGTGTCCAGCCCAAAGTACGGCAGCGACGACGAGTGTTCCAGCGCCACCTCCGGCTCCGCTGGTGGCAGCAACTCTGGGCCAGGCGGAATGGCTGGCCTGGGTCCCGGTGGAGGAAGCCCTAAGGCCAGCGCAGTTGATGGCCACCACCATCACCATATACACAGCTCTTGGGACGGCCTGCTAGAAGAACTGGGCGAAATCAAGGCCAGCCAGGCACACCTGGAGGACGCTCTGGAGGACATGAAGACGCAGCTACAGAGCGACTACTCCTACATGACGCAGTGCCTCCAAGAGGAGAGATACAG GTACGAGCGCCTAGAGGAGCAGCTCAACGACCTGACGGAATTGCACCAGAATGAAATGACCAACCTGAAGCAGGAGCTGGCCAGCATGGAGGAGAAGGTGGCCTACCAGTCATATGAGAGAGCCAGAGACATACAG GAGGCGGTCGAGTCATGCCTGACGAGGATCACCAAGCTcgagctccagcagcagcagcagcaggtggtgcagctggagggggtggagaaTGCCAACGCGCGGGCTCTGCTGGGCAAGCTCATCAACGTCATCCTGGCCATCATGGCCGTGCTGCTAGTATTCGTGTCCACGCTGGCCAACTTCATCACGCCGCTGATGAAGACCCGCGAACGCATGGCCGCCACCGTGCTGGCGGCGCTGCTGCTCGTCCTGCTCTGGAAGCACTGGGACTTCCTGGCCGCGTGGCTGCCTCCCAGCTGA
- the tmcc2 gene encoding transmembrane and coiled-coil domains protein 2 isoform X2 — MLDKGEASTLGLPAAAGHGGSDSNVSLETPEGPDPQRARAAIEHLQQKILKITEQIRVEQEARDENVAEYLKLAHNADKQQAARIKQVFEKKNQKSAQTIAHLHKKLEHNHRKLKEIEQNGPSRQPKDVLRDMQQGLKDVGANVRAGITGFGGGVVEGVKGGVSALSHAAVVSKPREFASLIRNRFGSADNIAQLKDTLEDPRAEDSPRALSGSATLVSSPKYGSDDECSSATSGSAGGSNSGPGGMAGLGPGGGSPKASAVDGHHHHHIHSSWDGLLEELGEIKASQAHLEDALEDMKTQLQSDYSYMTQCLQEERYRYERLEEQLNDLTELHQNEMTNLKQELASMEEKVAYQSYERARDIQEAVESCLTRITKLELQQQQQQVVQLEGVENANARALLGKLINVILAIMAVLLVFVSTLANFITPLMKTRERMAATVLAALLLVLLWKHWDFLAAWLPPS; from the exons ATG cTGGATAAGGGCGAGGCGAGCACTCTGGGGCTGCCGGCTGCTGCCGGCCATGGCGGTTCCGACAGCAACGTGAGCTTGGAGACTCCCGAGGGCCCCGACCCTCAGCGCGCACGGGCTGCCATCGAGCACCTGCAGCAGAAGATCCTGAAGATCACAGAGCAGATCCGCGTAGAGCAGGAGGCGCGCGATGAGAACGTGGCCGAATACCTAAAGCTGGCCCACAACGCCGACAAGCAACAGGCCGCCCGTATAAAGCAGGTCTTCGAGAAAAAGAACCAGAAGTCGGCGCAGACCATCGCTCACCTGCACAAGAAACTTGAGCACAACCACAGGAAGCTGAAGGAGATCGAGCAG AATGGACCCTCCCGACAGCCCAAGGATGTCCTGCGGGACATGCAGCAGGGCCTGAAGGATGTCGGGGCCAACGTCCGAGCAGGAATCACCGGCTTTGGTGGGGGCGTGGTAGAAGGGGTCAAGGGGGGTGTGTCGGCCCTCTCCCACGCAGCCGTGGTCTCCAAGCCCCGGGAGTTTGCCAGCCTGATCCGCAACAGGTTCGGGAGCGCGGACAACATCGCCCAGCTGAAGGACACGCTAGAAGATCCACGGGCCGAAGACTCGCCTCGCGCCCTCAGCGGCAGCGCCACGCTGGTGTCCAGCCCAAAGTACGGCAGCGACGACGAGTGTTCCAGCGCCACCTCCGGCTCCGCTGGTGGCAGCAACTCTGGGCCAGGCGGAATGGCTGGCCTGGGTCCCGGTGGAGGAAGCCCTAAGGCCAGCGCAGTTGATGGCCACCACCATCACCATATACACAGCTCTTGGGACGGCCTGCTAGAAGAACTGGGCGAAATCAAGGCCAGCCAGGCACACCTGGAGGACGCTCTGGAGGACATGAAGACGCAGCTACAGAGCGACTACTCCTACATGACGCAGTGCCTCCAAGAGGAGAGATACAG GTACGAGCGCCTAGAGGAGCAGCTCAACGACCTGACGGAATTGCACCAGAATGAAATGACCAACCTGAAGCAGGAGCTGGCCAGCATGGAGGAGAAGGTGGCCTACCAGTCATATGAGAGAGCCAGAGACATACAG GAGGCGGTCGAGTCATGCCTGACGAGGATCACCAAGCTcgagctccagcagcagcagcagcaggtggtgcagctggagggggtggagaaTGCCAACGCGCGGGCTCTGCTGGGCAAGCTCATCAACGTCATCCTGGCCATCATGGCCGTGCTGCTAGTATTCGTGTCCACGCTGGCCAACTTCATCACGCCGCTGATGAAGACCCGCGAACGCATGGCCGCCACCGTGCTGGCGGCGCTGCTGCTCGTCCTGCTCTGGAAGCACTGGGACTTCCTGGCCGCGTGGCTGCCTCCCAGCTGA